A single region of the Aeromonas hydrophila subsp. hydrophila ATCC 7966 genome encodes:
- a CDS encoding exopolysaccharide biosynthesis protein, with product MVAAQLNDPQNKLSDTLRATAHAIEESHISLRQMLALVGEQGMLLFCVLLTVPFLLPVSIPGVSTPFGLLILFIGIGITLNRVPWLPAILMERRFAAEQLKPTLHKGADLLARIDRFIRPRLLLLTGSSTINRCNGLLIMLAALLLMLPLGAIPFTNAMPAWAILLLAIGMLQRDGLFVASGYLLVSATLIWFSALAIGLLMAGQSVSTLLG from the coding sequence ATGGTTGCCGCGCAACTCAACGACCCCCAGAACAAGCTCTCCGATACCCTGCGGGCCACCGCCCACGCCATCGAGGAGAGCCATATCAGCCTGCGCCAGATGCTGGCCCTGGTCGGCGAACAGGGCATGCTGCTGTTTTGCGTGCTGCTCACCGTGCCCTTCCTGCTGCCGGTCTCCATCCCCGGTGTCAGCACCCCGTTTGGCCTGTTGATCCTGTTCATCGGCATCGGCATCACCCTCAACCGGGTGCCCTGGCTGCCCGCCATCCTGATGGAGCGCCGCTTCGCCGCCGAGCAGCTCAAGCCGACCCTGCACAAGGGGGCGGATCTGCTGGCCCGCATCGATCGCTTCATCCGACCGCGCCTGCTGCTGTTGACCGGCAGCAGTACCATCAACCGCTGCAACGGCCTGCTGATCATGCTGGCGGCCCTGCTGCTGATGCTGCCGCTCGGGGCCATCCCCTTCACCAACGCCATGCCGGCCTGGGCCATCCTGCTGCTGGCCATCGGCATGCTGCAGCGCGACGGTCTGTTCGTCGCCAGCGGCTACCTGCTGGTGAGCGCCACCCTGATCTGGTTCAGCGCCCTGGCCATCGGCCTGCTGATGGCCGGCCAGAGCGTCTCCACCCTTCTTGGCTAA